The genomic stretch GGCTCCTCAAGGGCACGACGCCGAAGAACTGGGTGGTCGTGACCCCCGTCGCCGGTCCAATCGCCTCGTCCCTCTCGAAAAGAGAGGCCCGGCCGAAGCCGAAGAGATCCTCGGCGGCGCCCAGGCCGCCTTCGAATCGATCCGGTCGCGACAGGGGACTGTCCGGCAGATCGTTCCACGGGAGCCCCTCGCCGCCCGCGATGTCCTCTCCGGGGATTCTCTGCCTGCCCGCCTCGGAGCTTCCGAAGCCGGGTTGCTGGCCGGCGCGCAGCGCCATGAGCCCCGCGCCTCCCTCGAGCCGGAAGCCGCCGGGAATTTTTCCGGAAAGCCGGAACTCGCCGGTTTGGTCGCGCAGGAACCTGACGATCCCGTCGCTGTTGCCGCGCGATCCCTTGAGGCTCCGGTAGGTCCAATCCACGGCGCCGCGCTGGCCGGGCCGCAAATCCCCGGTGTCGCGCCGCCGTTGGTTGAAGAACCGGGAGGTCTCCAGCTCGTCGGCCGAGGGGACCGGATAATTGGTGATTTCGTCCGGCGGGCCGAGGACGATGTAGACTCGCCCCCGATCGGTGCGCCACCCGGAAAGGGTCGTTTCGCCGAAGAGCTCGTCCGCCGCGCAGACGCGCTCCCAGAACGACTCTTCCTCCTCGTTGCGGGGCGTGAACGGCGTGGAATCGCGGGCCGCCCAGAAACGGGCGATGAAGGCGGAGCGCTCGGAGACGGAGCCGAAGAATCGGTATTCGCGCGTCTCCTCCTCGGTGAGGGCGTAACGCACCGGACCGGTCCACCAATCGGGGGTCGGTTTGTTCCAGGCCCTCCGCTCCGCCTCCGGCGTCGTGGTGGCGCGGGCCAGACCAAGCCCCGAAGACCACAGCGTCAGCGCGACAAGGACCATTCGCACGGGGAGCTTCGCGTCCGCCAAGGAACCTTGACCCTGTTGGGGTCCCCTCCTACAATGCAATACGCCAAGCCTGATAAGGCCATACTAGAAGTCCTTCTTCTCCCCGTCAATCCTGAGGAAACGCGCCGCGTGAGGACCCTGAAGCTCCGCGTGCAATACCTTGGAACCGCTTATCGAGGCTGGCAGATTCAACCCGATCAGCCCACCGTCCAGGGGTGTCTCGAGACGGCGCTGTCCAGACTGTTCGGGGAGGG from Candidatus Polarisedimenticolia bacterium encodes the following:
- a CDS encoding GWxTD domain-containing protein, with translation MVLVALTLWSSGLGLARATTTPEAERRAWNKPTPDWWTGPVRYALTEEETREYRFFGSVSERSAFIARFWAARDSTPFTPRNEEEESFWERVCAADELFGETTLSGWRTDRGRVYIVLGPPDEITNYPVPSADELETSRFFNQRRRDTGDLRPGQRGAVDWTYRSLKGSRGNSDGIVRFLRDQTGEFRLSGKIPGGFRLEGGAGLMALRAGQQPGFGSSEAGRQRIPGEDIAGGEGLPWNDLPDSPLSRPDRFEGGLGAAEDLFGFGRASLFERDEAIGPATGVTTTQFFGVVPLRSRFDFFQSGSATTALITLAIPAEEMDKSPSAAAEIFGRLEKVGDRTQVYQFSSTHAAPEEAPRQDVGGRFHRLYEVRGVLPAGEYQVNLGVRVGPRIGAVGERVTVPDFSGDLLRLTGPVLAEEVPDLSAAAAGGRGFVLGKLRMLPKLEPFFPVGGDFGFYFQVYHAVPAAPGGRLHLDLSYDISRRRQGRFVAQGKPVVLRDNSAPTHAFIFPLQGWDRGEYLLTVTVSDRVTGQVESCGVPFVVQ